A window of Synechococcus sp. MEDNS5 contains these coding sequences:
- a CDS encoding type II toxin-antitoxin system Phd/YefM family antitoxin, whose protein sequence is MQVNLHDAKTNLSRYVEQALDGDEVVIARAGKPLVKLVPVDTSPRRRTLGFMRSQGIATADVKGDFVDDINAMFS, encoded by the coding sequence ATGCAAGTGAATCTCCACGACGCCAAGACCAACCTCTCCCGCTATGTGGAGCAGGCCCTGGATGGGGATGAGGTGGTGATCGCTCGGGCCGGCAAACCGTTGGTGAAGCTCGTGCCCGTTGACACCTCACCGCGCAGGCGGACGCTTGGGTTCATGCGCAGCCAGGGCATCGCCACCGCTGATGTGAAAGGCGACTTCGTTGATGACATCAACGCCATGTTCAGCTAA
- a CDS encoding cupin domain-containing protein — translation MLPRIIHPENLQGYRFSDQDHCRLALLSSPADGDDDRGSQEGISLFLEIHDPCDRVPLHTHHHSAEFYFVLRGTVIFHIEERSITANTGDFVVVPAEAIHDFENPGPDRLYLLTVLNRDEGFSEILRQGIPTALEPEDLEVLRSL, via the coding sequence ATGCTTCCGCGCATCATTCACCCCGAAAACCTCCAGGGCTACCGCTTCAGCGATCAGGACCACTGCCGACTGGCCCTGCTCAGCTCACCAGCCGATGGGGATGACGACCGCGGTTCCCAGGAAGGGATCAGCCTGTTTCTGGAAATCCATGACCCCTGCGACCGGGTGCCGTTGCACACCCACCATCACTCTGCGGAGTTTTATTTCGTGCTGCGGGGCACGGTGATCTTCCACATCGAGGAACGCTCGATCACGGCGAACACCGGCGACTTTGTGGTGGTTCCAGCGGAGGCCATTCACGATTTCGAGAATCCCGGCCCCGACCGCCTTTACCTGCTCACCGTGCTCAACCGCGATGAGGGCTTCTCGGAAATCCTGCGCCAGGGCATCCCCACTGCCCTCGAACCCGAAGATCTGGAGGTGCTGCGCAGCCTTTGA
- the plsY gene encoding glycerol-3-phosphate 1-O-acyltransferase PlsY, with protein sequence MGLLSVLLGYLLGSIPSGFLAGRWCKGIDLRTIGSGSTGATNVLRNVGKGPALVVFLVDVGKGAAAVLLARALTEGLVGMELMRNWVEVLAGLAALAGHIWPVWLGFKGGKAVATGFGLFLGLAWPVGLACFGVFVAVFSLSRIVSLASVIAAVSLPLLMVLSTGSPPYILVTLVAMVLVLWRHRSNLQRLINGSEPKVGQKP encoded by the coding sequence ATGGGCCTCCTCTCTGTGCTGCTGGGCTATCTGCTCGGCTCCATCCCCAGCGGCTTCCTGGCCGGACGCTGGTGCAAAGGCATCGACCTGCGCACGATCGGATCGGGCTCCACCGGCGCCACCAACGTGCTGCGCAATGTGGGCAAGGGCCCGGCCCTGGTGGTGTTTCTGGTGGATGTGGGCAAGGGAGCGGCGGCAGTGCTGCTGGCCCGGGCCCTCACCGAAGGCCTGGTGGGGATGGAGCTGATGCGCAACTGGGTGGAGGTGCTGGCTGGCCTGGCGGCCCTGGCTGGTCACATCTGGCCAGTGTGGCTGGGCTTCAAGGGCGGCAAGGCAGTGGCCACTGGCTTTGGCCTGTTCCTCGGCCTGGCCTGGCCGGTGGGACTGGCCTGCTTCGGGGTGTTCGTGGCCGTGTTCAGCCTGAGCCGGATCGTGTCGCTGGCCAGCGTGATAGCCGCCGTGAGCCTGCCCCTGCTGATGGTGCTCTCCACCGGCAGCCCTCCCTACATCCTGGTGACGTTGGTGGCGATGGTGCTGGTGCTCTGGCGCCACCGCAGCAACCTGCAGCGCCTGATCAACGGCAGCGAACCCAAGGTGGGACAGAAGCCTTGA
- a CDS encoding MFS transporter, whose amino-acid sequence MSKSTLSGGSRQRLMFAYGLGDAGTGLAATTLGFYLFPFFTSAAGLPAFIAGSLLTVIKLWDAINDPLIGWMSDHTNSRWGPRLPWMFAAALPLGISLAAMWWVPEGSTLQRTAYYVLMAILLMTAYTSVNLPYAALSTELTPDTAIRTRLNAARFTGSIMAGTIGLLIAVFVLREGSGGYLLMGQISGTIAAVATLLCCWGLAPYAKKAQRPSGNKEPLLQQLRRIRSNSRFLMVLGLYLLLWFGLQLMQVVALIWLVQVIHVPAGIATLLLLAFNVAALVGLQVWSVLSNRHGRITALGWGSSIWITACLLSTLLNPIPENSGVVALIPVIGLIMLVGLGASTAYLIPWSLLPNAIDADSTRPAGLYTAWMVFGQKLIIGLSMSVFGTLLSLTGYISTKTADGALSSVQQPETALIAIRLCMGLIPAVLVVLGLLLMRRWPDRGAHLQRA is encoded by the coding sequence ATGAGCAAGAGCACCCTTTCCGGGGGATCCCGACAACGCCTGATGTTCGCCTATGGACTCGGAGATGCTGGAACCGGACTAGCCGCCACGACGCTGGGTTTTTACCTGTTTCCCTTCTTCACCTCTGCGGCAGGGTTGCCAGCTTTCATTGCCGGCTCCCTCCTCACCGTGATCAAACTTTGGGATGCCATCAATGATCCCCTGATCGGTTGGATGAGCGATCACACCAACAGTCGATGGGGCCCAAGACTTCCCTGGATGTTTGCAGCTGCGCTGCCGTTAGGCATCAGCCTGGCAGCGATGTGGTGGGTCCCTGAGGGCAGCACGTTGCAACGCACAGCGTATTACGTACTGATGGCCATCCTGCTGATGACGGCCTACACAAGCGTGAATCTGCCCTACGCGGCGCTTTCCACCGAGCTCACACCGGATACGGCGATTCGCACGCGGCTGAATGCAGCTCGATTTACCGGATCCATCATGGCGGGAACCATCGGGTTGCTCATCGCTGTTTTCGTCTTGCGAGAGGGCAGTGGTGGCTACCTATTGATGGGACAAATCTCAGGAACGATCGCAGCAGTGGCAACCCTGCTTTGCTGCTGGGGTCTGGCCCCCTATGCCAAAAAAGCGCAACGCCCCAGTGGCAACAAAGAGCCCTTGCTGCAACAACTGCGGCGCATTCGCTCAAACTCACGATTTCTGATGGTGCTAGGGCTGTATTTGCTGCTGTGGTTTGGCCTACAGCTGATGCAAGTGGTTGCCTTGATTTGGCTCGTCCAAGTCATCCACGTTCCAGCTGGAATCGCCACGTTGCTCTTGCTTGCCTTCAATGTCGCAGCATTGGTGGGACTTCAGGTTTGGAGCGTGCTGTCGAACCGGCATGGACGCATCACAGCTCTCGGTTGGGGCTCGAGCATCTGGATTACCGCCTGCCTTCTTTCCACGCTCCTCAACCCGATCCCTGAAAACAGTGGCGTGGTTGCTCTGATCCCTGTGATCGGCTTGATCATGCTCGTGGGACTCGGAGCCTCAACCGCTTATCTCATCCCCTGGTCCCTGCTTCCCAATGCGATCGACGCGGATTCCACCCGCCCAGCGGGCCTTTACACCGCTTGGATGGTGTTTGGGCAAAAATTAATCATTGGCCTCAGCATGAGCGTGTTTGGAACCTTGCTCTCGCTCACTGGATACATCTCCACGAAGACAGCCGATGGCGCCTTGAGTTCTGTCCAACAACCTGAAACAGCACTGATTGCCATTCGGCTTTGCATGGGTTTGATACCAGCTGTGTTAGTCGTGCTCGGGCTTCTGTTGATGCGACGCTGGCCCGACCGCGGCGCCCACCTGCAACGCGCATGA
- a CDS encoding ABC transporter permease encodes MKSPRWLNRLGSSLIIGGQAVTATARGRINTVDLLDQLQEAGPGSFLIVIITSLAAGTVFNIQITKELSSMGASATVGGVLAVGLAREIAPLLTATLLTGKVATAYAAQLGTMKVTEQIDAITMLRTDPVEYLVVPRLIAMVVMAPVQCLLFFGVAIWSAQISSTELYAIPPEVFWSSVRSWLLPDDMPFMLIKALVFGLQIAVLSCGWGMTTQGGPKEVGTSTTGAVVMILVTVALMDTVLTQILFG; translated from the coding sequence TTGAAATCCCCCCGTTGGCTGAACAGGCTCGGCAGCAGCCTGATCATCGGCGGGCAGGCCGTGACGGCCACCGCCAGGGGCCGCATCAACACCGTTGACCTGCTCGACCAACTGCAGGAAGCGGGTCCCGGCAGCTTCCTGATCGTGATCATCACGTCCCTGGCTGCGGGCACGGTATTCAACATCCAGATCACCAAGGAGCTGAGCAGCATGGGTGCCAGCGCCACGGTGGGTGGCGTGCTGGCTGTGGGCCTGGCGCGGGAGATTGCGCCGCTGCTCACGGCAACGTTGCTCACGGGCAAGGTGGCCACGGCCTACGCCGCCCAGCTCGGAACCATGAAAGTGACCGAACAGATCGACGCGATCACCATGCTGCGCACCGACCCGGTGGAGTACCTGGTGGTGCCTCGACTGATCGCCATGGTGGTGATGGCCCCGGTGCAGTGCCTGCTGTTCTTCGGTGTAGCCATCTGGAGCGCCCAGATCAGCAGCACCGAGCTCTACGCGATTCCGCCAGAGGTGTTCTGGTCGTCGGTTCGCAGCTGGCTTCTGCCCGACGACATGCCGTTCATGCTGATCAAGGCCCTGGTGTTCGGCCTGCAGATCGCCGTGCTCTCCTGCGGCTGGGGCATGACCACCCAGGGCGGCCCGAAGGAGGTGGGCACCAGCACCACCGGAGCCGTGGTGATGATCCTGGTCACCGTGGCCCTGATGGACACCGTGCTCACCCAGATCCTCTTCGGCTGA
- a CDS encoding DUF3086 domain-containing protein gives MPDDTDLTPQVPAPPEPGPELQNREQKNHAPLIQLALTELQERRDALQQEIDTLTQRKQQLETEMAASFAGQSDAIARRVKGFQEYLGGALQGLAQSVETLELVAQPVVVQPSPLDAQQSAAEAADQAASAGAAPALADTFRPDEELIRANLKRFLEQPDFYADPWKLRRSLDGADTAVLEDWFFNQGGRGAQPSRGSRPRNVLLASALIAVVGELYGDQFQTLVLAGQPERLGDWRRGLQDALGLGREDFGPNSGIVLFERGDALVERADRLEERGEVPLILIDASEQVVDIPVLQFPLWLAFAAGPGETDDIDDLL, from the coding sequence ATGCCTGACGACACCGATCTGACGCCCCAGGTGCCGGCCCCCCCGGAGCCAGGCCCCGAGCTGCAAAACCGTGAACAGAAAAACCATGCGCCCCTAATCCAGCTGGCCCTCACCGAGCTGCAAGAACGCCGCGACGCTTTGCAGCAGGAGATCGACACCCTCACGCAACGCAAACAGCAGCTGGAAACGGAGATGGCCGCCAGCTTTGCCGGGCAATCCGATGCGATCGCCCGACGCGTGAAGGGCTTCCAGGAATACCTGGGCGGCGCCCTCCAGGGGCTTGCCCAGTCGGTGGAAACCCTGGAGCTGGTGGCCCAGCCGGTGGTGGTGCAGCCCTCACCGCTCGACGCGCAGCAGTCCGCAGCCGAGGCCGCCGATCAGGCGGCCAGCGCAGGCGCAGCCCCGGCGCTGGCCGACACCTTCCGCCCCGATGAGGAGCTGATCCGCGCCAACCTCAAACGCTTCTTGGAGCAGCCCGACTTCTACGCCGACCCCTGGAAGCTGCGCCGCAGCCTGGATGGGGCGGACACCGCCGTACTCGAGGACTGGTTCTTCAATCAGGGAGGACGCGGAGCCCAACCCAGTCGGGGCAGCCGGCCGCGCAACGTGCTGCTGGCGTCCGCGCTGATCGCAGTGGTTGGGGAGCTCTACGGCGATCAGTTCCAGACCCTGGTGCTGGCGGGCCAACCCGAACGGCTGGGCGACTGGCGACGGGGTCTGCAGGATGCCCTGGGCCTGGGCCGGGAGGATTTCGGCCCCAACAGCGGCATCGTGCTTTTTGAGCGAGGCGACGCCCTGGTGGAACGGGCCGACCGCCTTGAGGAACGGGGTGAGGTACCACTGATCCTGATCGATGCCTCGGAGCAAGTGGTGGACATTCCCGTGCTTCAGTTTCCGCTCTGGCTGGCCTTTGCGGCCGGACCAGGTGAAACCGACGACATCGACGACCTGCTCTGA
- a CDS encoding HU family DNA-binding protein, translating to MNKADLVNLVAARTELTKTDVSLVVDAAIETIIDSVVEGKKVSILGFGSFEPRERSARQGLNPKTGEKIKIPAKRVPAFTAGKMFKDRVQG from the coding sequence ATGAACAAAGCCGATCTCGTCAATCTGGTTGCTGCCCGCACCGAGCTCACCAAAACCGACGTGTCCCTGGTTGTGGACGCTGCCATCGAAACCATCATCGATTCCGTTGTTGAAGGCAAGAAGGTCTCTATCCTTGGCTTCGGCTCCTTCGAGCCCCGTGAGCGCTCCGCGCGTCAGGGCCTGAACCCCAAGACCGGCGAAAAGATCAAGATCCCCGCCAAGCGCGTGCCTGCCTTCACCGCCGGCAAGATGTTCAAGGACCGCGTTCAGGGCTGA
- a CDS encoding glycogen-debranching protein — MSAILRGKPWPLGSTVTARGVNFSVAAPRANRVELLLFNSSEAPSPDRIIDLDVQTHRSGDYWHVEVEGLKEGCLYGYRVFGPLAPGGHGFRPAKVLLDPCARGIEGWSVYQREMATGASPNTDCCLKGVVCERDRFDFDAHPRPRHSWQQTVIYELHVGGFTRRSNSGVAPERRGTLLGVIDKIPYLKDLGVTTIELLPVQAFDPDDAPPGRDNVWGYSPLSWFAPHSGYICGDDPLQARHQMRALVAACHDAGLEVLLDVVYNHTTEGNQNGPTLSWRGFGDRVYYHQSSNGDYLDVSGCGNSIAAHQPLSRTLILESLRCWAIELGVDGFRFDLGIELSRGEGLKPLEQPPLLEAMEADPLLSDLKLVSEPWDCGGLYRLNDFPAQRIGTWNGRFRDALRGFWKGDENSTWALGQRLRGSPDLYEGKPVNLGRSVNLLTAHDGFTLMDLMSFNGKHNLANGEDNRDGENHNISWNHGVEGPTTNHAVTALRRRQQRNMLSTLLLARGVPMLLMGDEVGRSQGGNNNTWCQDSPLSWMIWSDHHCDRDLLTYVRRLIAVRHQLRDLFTPLIAHNEKPQQLSSDHEGFWRQWHGVELGKPDWASWSHCLALSVHRGSQGAVLWAGFNAYFKAMHFDLPVAATPWHRLIDTALPPGEDLPAHPEPWTPPGVPLEARSLVVMVAREYTNTLKL; from the coding sequence GTGAGCGCAATCCTTCGAGGCAAACCCTGGCCCCTGGGCAGCACCGTGACAGCACGGGGGGTGAATTTTTCTGTGGCAGCACCGCGGGCCAACCGGGTGGAGCTGCTGCTCTTCAACAGCAGTGAGGCCCCCAGTCCCGACCGCATCATCGATCTTGATGTGCAGACCCACCGCTCCGGTGACTACTGGCATGTGGAGGTGGAGGGCCTGAAGGAAGGCTGTCTCTACGGCTACCGGGTGTTCGGACCGTTGGCACCGGGTGGGCACGGCTTCAGGCCGGCGAAAGTGCTCCTTGATCCCTGCGCCCGGGGGATCGAGGGCTGGTCGGTGTACCAGCGGGAGATGGCCACCGGGGCCTCACCGAACACCGACTGCTGCCTCAAAGGCGTGGTGTGTGAGCGGGACCGCTTCGACTTTGATGCCCACCCCAGACCGCGCCACAGCTGGCAGCAGACGGTGATCTACGAACTGCACGTGGGGGGCTTCACCCGCCGGAGCAACAGCGGTGTGGCACCTGAGCGGCGCGGCACCCTTCTGGGCGTGATCGACAAGATTCCCTATCTCAAAGACCTCGGTGTCACCACGATCGAGTTGCTGCCGGTGCAGGCCTTTGATCCGGACGATGCACCTCCAGGACGCGACAACGTTTGGGGCTACAGCCCGCTGAGTTGGTTCGCACCCCATTCGGGCTACATCTGCGGAGACGACCCCCTGCAGGCCCGCCATCAGATGCGCGCCCTTGTGGCCGCCTGCCATGACGCCGGCCTCGAGGTACTTCTGGATGTGGTCTACAACCACACCACTGAAGGCAATCAAAACGGGCCCACCCTGAGCTGGCGTGGATTCGGAGACAGGGTTTATTACCACCAGTCCAGCAACGGCGACTATCTCGATGTGAGCGGTTGCGGCAATTCGATTGCCGCCCATCAGCCCCTGTCGCGAACATTGATCCTGGAGTCCCTGCGCTGCTGGGCCATCGAGCTGGGGGTGGATGGCTTCCGCTTTGATCTAGGGATTGAGTTGAGCCGGGGGGAAGGCCTGAAACCTCTCGAGCAGCCACCCCTGTTGGAGGCGATGGAAGCTGACCCGCTTTTAAGCGATCTCAAGCTGGTGAGTGAACCGTGGGACTGCGGCGGGCTCTACCGACTCAACGATTTCCCGGCCCAGCGCATCGGCACCTGGAACGGCCGCTTTCGCGATGCCCTGCGCGGCTTCTGGAAAGGGGACGAAAACAGCACCTGGGCCCTGGGTCAACGCCTGCGCGGCAGCCCAGACCTCTACGAAGGCAAGCCCGTGAATCTGGGGCGTTCTGTGAATCTGCTCACGGCTCACGACGGCTTCACCCTGATGGACCTGATGAGCTTCAACGGCAAGCACAACCTGGCCAATGGGGAAGACAACCGCGATGGTGAAAATCACAACATCAGCTGGAACCACGGCGTGGAAGGGCCGACCACCAACCATGCAGTGACGGCCCTACGCCGGCGCCAGCAGCGCAACATGCTCAGCACCCTGTTGCTGGCCCGCGGTGTGCCCATGCTGTTAATGGGTGATGAAGTAGGCCGCAGCCAGGGAGGCAACAACAACACCTGGTGTCAGGACAGCCCGCTGAGCTGGATGATCTGGTCGGATCATCACTGCGACAGGGATCTGCTGACCTATGTGCGGCGCTTGATCGCAGTGCGTCATCAGCTCAGGGATCTGTTCACCCCGCTGATCGCCCACAACGAAAAGCCCCAACAGCTCAGCAGCGACCATGAAGGGTTCTGGCGTCAGTGGCATGGCGTGGAACTGGGCAAACCCGATTGGGCCAGCTGGTCGCACTGCTTGGCACTCAGCGTGCACAGAGGAAGCCAGGGGGCGGTGCTATGGGCTGGCTTCAACGCCTATTTCAAGGCCATGCACTTCGACTTACCGGTGGCAGCCACACCGTGGCATCGCTTGATCGACACGGCCCTGCCACCGGGAGAGGACCTTCCGGCCCATCCCGAACCCTGGACACCGCCAGGGGTGCCGCTGGAGGCCAGAAGCCTGGTGGTGATGGTGGCCAGGGAGTACACAAACACGCTCAAGCTGTAA
- a CDS encoding type II toxin-antitoxin system VapC family toxin gives MQLLLDTHLLVWAMGEPERLDPALVRLLEDPMNTPVFSVASLWELVMKRGLDRPDFQLEPSLLRQVLVEAGWRELPVEAHHVLAVGQLPPLHRDPFDRLLLAQAQADGLLLITADQQLAQYPGPVRRMD, from the coding sequence ATGCAGTTGTTGTTGGACACCCACCTGTTGGTGTGGGCCATGGGGGAGCCCGAGCGTCTTGATCCAGCGCTGGTTCGCTTGCTGGAAGACCCCATGAATACACCTGTGTTCAGCGTGGCAAGCCTCTGGGAACTGGTGATGAAACGTGGTCTGGATCGGCCCGACTTTCAGTTGGAGCCCTCTTTGCTCCGCCAGGTCCTAGTGGAGGCTGGCTGGCGTGAGTTGCCTGTGGAGGCGCACCATGTTTTGGCTGTGGGGCAGTTGCCGCCGCTGCATCGTGATCCCTTCGATCGCTTGTTGCTGGCCCAGGCGCAGGCCGATGGCTTATTGCTGATCACAGCGGATCAGCAACTTGCGCAATACCCCGGCCCCGTGCGCCGGATGGACTGA
- the gluQRS gene encoding tRNA glutamyl-Q(34) synthetase GluQRS yields the protein MRSTGYRGRFAPTPSGPLHLGNLRTALLSWLQARWHQGQWLLRIDDLDTPRVQPGATESALNDLQWLGLHWDGPAIVQSQRQGLYGSFLSALRRQGLVYACRCSRRQLTGFTRYPGTCRGRDLSWGLKDGRLPAWRLTVPEPYASSCGDPVLRRADGFVAYHLATVVDELSLGITEVVRGKDLAPACLPQQALAAVLGQTAPAYRHVPLLLADDGMKLSKRERARGLTPLKQQGWGPDRVVGHLAASLDLVPAETALSALELLDHVRRQPELWQNRIQLLHS from the coding sequence TTGCGTTCCACGGGATACCGAGGACGGTTTGCTCCGACGCCCTCCGGCCCCCTGCATCTGGGCAATCTGCGCACAGCCTTGCTGTCGTGGTTACAGGCCCGTTGGCATCAAGGCCAGTGGCTGCTCCGCATTGATGATCTCGACACGCCGCGGGTTCAGCCCGGAGCGACTGAGTCGGCTCTGAATGATTTGCAGTGGCTGGGTCTTCACTGGGATGGGCCTGCGATCGTTCAGAGCCAACGCCAGGGCCTCTATGGATCCTTCCTGTCGGCCCTGCGCCGCCAGGGTTTGGTGTATGCCTGCCGCTGCAGTCGCCGGCAACTGACCGGGTTCACCCGTTACCCAGGAACGTGCCGTGGCCGAGACCTGAGCTGGGGATTGAAAGACGGCCGTCTTCCGGCCTGGAGACTCACCGTGCCGGAACCCTATGCATCGTCCTGCGGTGATCCGGTGTTGCGCCGCGCGGATGGTTTCGTGGCCTATCACCTGGCCACGGTGGTGGATGAGCTCTCCCTGGGCATCACAGAGGTGGTGCGCGGCAAGGATTTGGCTCCGGCTTGTTTGCCGCAGCAGGCTCTGGCGGCGGTGCTGGGGCAAACGGCACCCGCTTACCGCCATGTGCCACTGCTCCTTGCGGATGACGGCATGAAGCTTTCGAAGCGCGAGCGGGCACGGGGATTGACCCCCCTGAAGCAACAAGGATGGGGGCCGGATCGGGTGGTGGGCCACCTGGCCGCATCCCTGGATCTAGTCCCTGCGGAGACCGCCCTTTCAGCGCTTGAGCTGCTCGACCATGTGCGTCGGCAGCCCGAGCTATGGCAGAACCGCATTCAGTTGTTGCATTCTTAA
- a CDS encoding MBL fold metallo-hydrolase, with protein sequence MTVLTSALEPGRPPQRIRPDLWLFPPNRDCRGGSSWWLDVAPEPVLIDCPPLTEATLTALKELAGGRVARILLTSREGHGRLRRLQEQLDWPVLVQEQEAYLLPEVPNLSTFADAHSTISGLRLLWTPGPTPGHAVVYAPAPSNVLFCGRLLVPVAADSLAPLQHRRTFHWPRQQRSLQHLREWLPSDACPALASGAGLGALRGGRLAPFSSWSPAGQRGGSEV encoded by the coding sequence GTGACTGTGTTGACGTCCGCCCTTGAACCCGGTCGCCCTCCGCAGCGCATCCGCCCGGATCTCTGGCTGTTTCCTCCCAATCGCGACTGCCGGGGTGGCTCCTCCTGGTGGTTGGATGTGGCTCCGGAACCGGTGCTGATCGACTGCCCCCCGCTCACAGAGGCCACGCTGACGGCCCTGAAGGAGCTGGCTGGAGGCCGCGTGGCCCGCATCCTGCTCACCAGCCGGGAAGGCCATGGCCGCTTGCGCCGCCTGCAGGAACAGCTCGATTGGCCGGTGCTCGTGCAGGAGCAGGAGGCCTACCTGCTTCCTGAGGTGCCAAACCTCAGCACGTTCGCAGACGCCCACTCCACCATCTCCGGGTTGCGCCTGCTCTGGACTCCGGGGCCGACCCCGGGGCATGCGGTTGTATATGCCCCAGCACCATCCAATGTGCTCTTCTGCGGACGCTTGCTGGTGCCAGTCGCCGCCGATTCTCTGGCCCCACTGCAGCACCGACGCACATTTCATTGGCCCAGACAGCAGCGCAGCCTGCAGCATCTTCGGGAGTGGCTTCCTTCAGATGCTTGTCCAGCACTAGCATCTGGGGCCGGGCTTGGTGCCTTGCGCGGTGGGCGTCTGGCCCCGTTCAGCAGTTGGAGTCCCGCCGGGCAGCGCGGAGGATCTGAGGTCTGA
- a CDS encoding DUF3119 family protein, translated as MSEPSPAPATTDANSVSIAPSPRLPLAILLLSAALLPLPLRPWPSLVVGLFGLFLLVQTYSLRLEFCVDTLVVWRGQQELRRFPYAEWQSWRLFAAWLPGLLFFREVNSIHFLPILFDPAQLREQLVLRVGALEQPTPQNNTP; from the coding sequence ATGAGCGAACCTTCTCCAGCACCAGCCACCACTGACGCAAACAGCGTGAGCATCGCCCCCAGCCCGCGGCTACCCCTGGCGATTCTGCTGCTGAGTGCAGCGCTGCTGCCCTTACCGCTGCGCCCCTGGCCGAGCCTGGTGGTTGGGTTGTTCGGTCTGTTTCTGCTGGTGCAGACTTACAGCCTGCGCCTGGAGTTCTGCGTCGACACCCTGGTGGTGTGGCGCGGCCAGCAGGAACTGCGGCGCTTTCCCTACGCGGAGTGGCAGAGCTGGCGTTTGTTCGCAGCCTGGTTGCCCGGACTGTTGTTTTTCCGCGAGGTGAACAGCATTCACTTCCTGCCAATCCTGTTTGATCCAGCACAGCTACGCGAGCAGCTGGTGCTGCGGGTGGGCGCCCTGGAACAGCCGACCCCCCAGAACAACACCCCCTGA
- the pyrF gene encoding orotidine-5'-phosphate decarboxylase, with amino-acid sequence METAAAAVLASLRSALPADRIIVALDGMAPDQALAFSAQVEGLRWVKVGLELFLQAGPEVVAQLREQGLRVFLDLKFHDIPVTMAGACRRAAALGAELITVHACAGNEALQAAQTAAVEGAQSSGQRVPTLLAVTVLTSWEEQRLQRELAIAQAIAERVPALAQLSATAGIGGCVCSPLEAAALRAQHPEPFALVTPGIRPKGAAVGDQARVMGPAEAISAGASQLVIGRPITKAEDPSDAFAACCAELRTGS; translated from the coding sequence ATGGAGACTGCTGCTGCGGCTGTCTTGGCTTCGTTGCGTTCCGCCCTTCCGGCTGATCGGATCATCGTGGCCCTCGACGGCATGGCGCCTGATCAGGCTTTGGCCTTCAGCGCTCAAGTGGAAGGGCTGCGTTGGGTGAAGGTGGGGCTGGAGTTGTTCTTGCAGGCTGGGCCGGAGGTGGTGGCTCAGTTGCGTGAGCAGGGCCTGCGGGTGTTTCTCGATCTCAAATTTCACGACATCCCGGTCACGATGGCGGGCGCTTGCCGGCGGGCGGCGGCGCTGGGTGCGGAGCTGATCACCGTGCATGCCTGCGCCGGCAACGAAGCGTTGCAGGCGGCTCAGACCGCGGCGGTGGAAGGAGCGCAAAGCAGCGGGCAGCGGGTTCCCACTTTGTTGGCAGTCACGGTGCTCACCAGTTGGGAGGAGCAACGACTGCAACGGGAACTCGCCATTGCCCAGGCCATCGCCGAACGGGTGCCGGCATTGGCGCAGCTCTCGGCGACTGCCGGCATCGGCGGCTGTGTGTGCTCACCTCTAGAGGCCGCGGCGTTACGGGCCCAGCACCCCGAGCCGTTTGCGTTGGTGACGCCCGGGATCCGTCCCAAGGGGGCAGCGGTGGGTGATCAGGCCCGTGTAATGGGGCCTGCTGAGGCGATTTCAGCAGGTGCAAGCCAGTTGGTGATCGGCCGGCCGATTACCAAGGCGGAGGATCCGAGTGATGCGTTTGCCGCTTGCTGCGCTGAACTCAGAACCGGAAGTTGA
- a CDS encoding type II toxin-antitoxin system Phd/YefM family antitoxin has translation MKRVNMHEAKTHLLRLVDEAAAGQSFVICKAGKPMVRVTPLAQAGDAAPVSSRLGLLKGLVSVPDDFDRMSQEAMANLFEGVAQS, from the coding sequence GTGAAGCGGGTCAACATGCACGAGGCCAAAACTCATCTATTGCGCTTGGTGGATGAGGCGGCAGCTGGTCAGTCGTTTGTGATCTGCAAGGCCGGTAAGCCGATGGTGCGCGTCACACCCCTGGCCCAGGCCGGTGATGCAGCACCGGTGTCCTCGCGGCTGGGGTTGCTGAAGGGTCTGGTCTCGGTGCCGGACGACTTTGATCGTATGAGCCAGGAGGCGATGGCCAACTTGTTTGAAGGGGTTGCCCAGAGCTGA